A part of Chloroflexota bacterium genomic DNA contains:
- a CDS encoding ATP-binding cassette domain-containing protein produces the protein MKPIINVQDLSKDFKVHHNHKGYLGAVRNLFDHSYDLVHAVDGVSFEVNSGELVGYIGPNGAGKSTTLKMLAGLLVPTSGSLEVNGYLPWKQRKDYVREIGVVFGQRTTLWWDLPLTDSIELLQRIYEIPQDVFQANFNHFREILELDPFLNTPVRSLSLGQRMRADLCAAFLHNPSLVFLDEPTIGLDVVAKQRIRDFIQYINQEKGTTILLTTHDISDVQKLCERVLIIDHGKILFDGKLAKLLAEFGGKRFLSVEFAEHYPDIHLQDAEVVTIDGNQVVFSFERKTISASRLINRLSANYRISDLEVQNQPIEDTIRQIYEGQLLYNHPYDTEDPAS, from the coding sequence ATGAAACCAATAATTAATGTCCAAGACTTATCAAAAGACTTCAAGGTTCACCACAACCACAAAGGCTACCTGGGAGCGGTCCGCAACCTGTTCGATCACAGCTATGACCTCGTCCATGCGGTGGATGGGGTCAGCTTTGAAGTCAATTCCGGCGAGCTGGTGGGTTATATCGGCCCAAATGGCGCTGGCAAATCCACTACACTCAAGATGCTGGCCGGCTTGCTGGTTCCAACCTCCGGCTCCCTTGAGGTCAACGGCTACCTCCCCTGGAAACAGCGCAAGGATTATGTCCGTGAAATCGGCGTTGTCTTCGGTCAGCGGACGACCCTCTGGTGGGACCTGCCTCTGACGGACTCGATCGAATTGCTCCAGCGGATCTATGAAATCCCTCAAGATGTCTTTCAGGCTAATTTCAACCATTTCCGAGAGATACTCGAACTCGATCCCTTCCTCAACACGCCTGTCCGCTCCCTTTCCCTTGGGCAGCGGATGCGGGCAGACCTCTGCGCCGCGTTCCTGCACAACCCGAGCCTGGTCTTCCTTGATGAACCGACCATCGGGCTGGACGTGGTCGCCAAGCAGCGCATCCGTGATTTCATCCAATATATCAACCAGGAAAAGGGAACAACCATCCTGCTGACCACGCATGATATCTCAGACGTACAGAAGCTATGTGAAAGAGTTCTGATTATTGACCACGGCAAGATCCTCTTCGATGGCAAACTAGCCAAATTGCTGGCGGAATTTGGCGGTAAGCGTTTTCTCAGCGTGGAATTTGCAGAGCACTATCCCGATATTCATCTCCAGGATGCCGAGGTGGTCACAATCGACGGCAATCAGGTAGTTTTCAGCTTCGAGAGGAAAACCATCTCCGCCTCCAGGCTGATCAACCGGCTCTCTGCAAATTACCGAATCTCCGATCTGGAGGTTCAAAACCAGCCCATCGAGGACACCATCCGCCAGATTTACGAAGGCCAGCTATTGTATAATCATCCATATGACACGGAAGATCCTGCATCTTGA
- the dinB gene encoding DNA polymerase IV produces MTRKILHLDLDAFFCAVEENNDPTLKGKPFAVGGQADRRGVVASCSYAARMHGVHSAMPMGQALRLCPELIVVSSRHGRYGEVSKQVMALLEVTPFIEKISIDEAFVDVTTLPESIEQIAHMLQDRVNTQLQLPISIGGATNKLVAKIANDWGKAQKKGPTPPNTITIIPPGEEAAFLAPLPTQSLWGVGPKTAEKLKAIGIITIGGLAEAPSSTLEMVFGRFGPDLRDRARGIDDRPISMEHEVKSVSNEVTFVKDIQDATHLEQTLRQLSESVGRRLRKDSLAGTTVQIKLRWEDFTTITRQITLSSATNLDQEIFENALTLFKQNWPFGKPVRLIGVGVSNLGPPMHQLELWGDDHQRQARLLNAMDELRDRFGRNIIQRAGRIPSPKESEQKPPESE; encoded by the coding sequence ATGACACGGAAGATCCTGCATCTTGACCTGGATGCCTTCTTTTGCGCTGTTGAAGAAAACAACGACCCAACGCTAAAAGGCAAGCCTTTCGCCGTCGGCGGTCAGGCAGACCGGCGCGGCGTTGTTGCCTCCTGCTCCTATGCGGCCCGGATGCACGGTGTCCATTCCGCCATGCCCATGGGACAGGCGCTGCGGTTGTGTCCGGAGCTGATCGTGGTTTCCTCCCGGCACGGCCGATATGGCGAAGTCTCCAAACAGGTCATGGCGCTTCTCGAAGTCACCCCATTTATCGAAAAAATCTCGATTGACGAAGCCTTTGTGGATGTCACGACCCTGCCCGAGTCGATTGAGCAGATCGCCCATATGCTGCAAGACCGGGTCAACACCCAACTGCAGCTGCCCATCTCGATTGGCGGTGCGACGAACAAACTGGTCGCCAAAATCGCCAATGACTGGGGAAAAGCCCAGAAAAAAGGCCCCACACCCCCCAACACCATCACCATCATCCCGCCGGGAGAAGAAGCCGCATTCTTAGCACCTCTGCCTACCCAGTCCCTTTGGGGCGTTGGGCCGAAAACCGCCGAAAAGCTCAAGGCGATTGGCATCATCACGATTGGCGGCCTTGCAGAAGCTCCCTCTTCAACCCTGGAGATGGTCTTTGGCCGCTTCGGGCCGGATTTGCGCGACCGCGCCCGGGGAATTGATGACCGCCCCATTTCAATGGAACACGAGGTCAAGTCCGTTAGCAACGAGGTCACTTTCGTCAAAGACATCCAGGATGCCACTCACCTGGAGCAAACCCTCCGGCAGCTCTCCGAATCCGTGGGCCGCCGTTTACGAAAAGACTCCCTGGCTGGCACCACCGTGCAGATCAAATTGCGTTGGGAGGATTTCACGACCATCACGCGCCAGATCACTCTCTCTTCTGCCACCAATCTCGACCAGGAGATCTTTGAGAACGCCCTGACCCTTTTCAAGCAAAACTGGCCATTTGGCAAACCTGTACGGCTGATAGGCGTGGGGGTCAGCAACCTGGGGCCGCCCATGCACCAATTGGAACTCTGGGGGGATGACCACCAAAGACAGGCCCGGCTGCTCAATGCCATGGATGAACTCCGGGACCGATTCGGCCGGAATATCATCCAGCGTGCGGGCAGAATACCCTCTCCAAAGGAATCCGAACAGAAGCCCCCTGAATCAGAATAA
- a CDS encoding glycosyltransferase, with translation MNIAMISYHTCPLAVLGGKNTGGMNVYVRELTRFLGQVGVHVDVFTRSMDEHVPQVSHDLGNFNRVVHVSAGPEVYLQKGQLREYIEPFAEGIMAFAEKKGIQYDLIHSHYWMSGLAGMILKERWQVPMLQMFHTLGLMKQQIGRTPEEREGQERVDGELAVMQASDRIIAATEAEVGQLEQLYGVNRRKVSIVPPGVDTHHFYPIPMDEAKEAIGISPKDRMALFVGRIEPLKGVDTLIRAMAILKEKCVQYICPHYLVIIGGDPEGHPERDESEMGRLQILARSLGLDDIVFFLGRRGQDTLPYYYSAAEVVVMPSHYESFGMVALEAMACGTPVIASRVGGLAHLVKDGETGFFVPAQDPEALADKLRLLFMTHDLREEMGRQAVAYAQKLRWETITDQIAEIYQQLLKSNT, from the coding sequence TTGAACATCGCAATGATTTCCTATCACACCTGTCCGCTGGCCGTTTTGGGCGGCAAGAATACCGGCGGGATGAACGTCTATGTCCGGGAACTGACTCGGTTCCTGGGGCAGGTCGGTGTGCATGTGGATGTCTTCACCCGTTCAATGGACGAGCATGTCCCGCAGGTCTCCCATGATTTGGGAAACTTCAATCGCGTCGTGCATGTCTCAGCGGGGCCGGAAGTTTATCTGCAGAAAGGCCAATTACGGGAATATATTGAGCCCTTTGCCGAGGGGATCATGGCATTCGCTGAGAAAAAGGGTATTCAATATGACCTGATCCACAGCCATTATTGGATGTCCGGTTTGGCAGGTATGATCCTTAAGGAGCGCTGGCAGGTGCCTATGCTGCAGATGTTCCACACTTTAGGGCTGATGAAGCAGCAGATCGGGCGGACCCCTGAGGAACGGGAGGGGCAAGAGCGGGTAGATGGCGAGTTGGCTGTAATGCAGGCTTCTGATCGGATCATTGCCGCAACGGAGGCGGAAGTGGGGCAGTTGGAACAGCTCTATGGCGTGAACCGCCGCAAGGTGAGCATTGTGCCCCCTGGCGTGGACACGCATCATTTTTACCCAATTCCGATGGATGAGGCAAAGGAAGCGATCGGAATTTCCCCCAAGGACCGGATGGCCTTGTTTGTGGGACGGATTGAACCCCTCAAAGGTGTGGATACCCTTATTCGAGCGATGGCGATATTGAAGGAGAAATGCGTGCAGTATATCTGTCCGCATTATCTGGTCATCATTGGCGGTGACCCGGAAGGACACCCTGAGCGGGATGAGAGTGAAATGGGACGGCTGCAGATCCTGGCGCGGTCTCTGGGGCTGGATGATATTGTGTTCTTCCTCGGCAGACGCGGCCAGGATACCTTACCCTATTATTATTCCGCTGCAGAAGTAGTCGTCATGCCTTCTCATTATGAAAGTTTTGGAATGGTTGCGTTGGAGGCGATGGCCTGCGGGACGCCGGTGATCGCTTCACGTGTGGGTGGTTTGGCGCATCTGGTGAAGGATGGCGAGACGGGGTTCTTCGTGCCGGCTCAGGACCCGGAAGCCCTGGCGGACAAGCTGCGGCTGCTTTTTATGACGCATGACCTGCGGGAAGAGATGGGCAGGCAGGCGGTGGCTTATGCCCAGAAATTACGCTGGGAGACCATTACAGACCAAATCGCGGAAATTTACCAACAATTATTGAAATCCAATACCTAA
- a CDS encoding UDP-glucose/GDP-mannose dehydrogenase family protein has translation MAKLCVIGTGYVGLVTGTCFADMGHRVTCLDINEKRIDLLNSGIMPIYEPGLKQIVDQNVDAGRLDFTTSYPEALKDSEFAFIAVGTPSSEDGEADMQYVKAAATSIARNLDHSIIIVNKSTVPVGTGDWVAEIIKDLNGEVTTKFSVVSNPEFLREGNAVMDFTKPDRVVLGSTDLEAAHQVAELYQALRSEIMITDLRTAEMIKYASNAFLATRISFINEMANICETLGADVREVARGMGMDKRIGPAFLDAGLGWGGSCFPKDVKALAHMAVTHDTHPQLLQAVMDINFNQRKHAVKKLEKALGSVSGKKIGVLGLSFKPNTDDIRYSPSLDIIKMLIEKGATVQGYDPQAMTLSKKEVPELNLCQNPYDVAQGADALLLATEWNEFKSLDFDRIKANMSGSIILDGRNIWNGEELQEMGFTYFGMGIPGSN, from the coding sequence ATGGCAAAACTATGCGTGATAGGCACCGGATATGTCGGCCTCGTCACCGGGACTTGCTTTGCAGACATGGGCCATCGGGTCACCTGTCTGGATATCAATGAAAAACGGATTGATCTGCTCAACAGCGGGATCATGCCGATCTATGAACCCGGCCTGAAACAAATCGTCGATCAAAACGTCGATGCTGGCCGCTTGGATTTCACAACCAGTTATCCCGAAGCGTTGAAGGATAGCGAATTTGCTTTCATCGCCGTGGGGACCCCTTCCAGCGAGGATGGCGAGGCGGACATGCAATATGTCAAGGCCGCTGCCACTTCCATCGCCCGGAACCTCGATCATTCCATCATCATCGTTAATAAATCCACTGTGCCCGTAGGCACCGGCGACTGGGTCGCAGAGATCATCAAAGATCTGAATGGTGAGGTCACCACAAAATTCAGCGTGGTCTCCAACCCGGAATTTCTGCGCGAAGGAAACGCCGTGATGGACTTCACGAAACCTGACCGGGTCGTCCTTGGGTCCACCGATTTAGAAGCGGCTCATCAGGTTGCCGAACTTTATCAGGCCCTCCGCTCGGAAATTATGATCACCGACCTACGTACAGCAGAGATGATCAAATATGCCTCCAATGCATTCCTCGCCACCCGGATCTCCTTCATCAATGAGATGGCCAATATCTGCGAGACACTCGGCGCGGATGTTCGTGAAGTAGCCCGCGGTATGGGCATGGACAAACGGATCGGCCCGGCCTTCCTGGACGCCGGCCTCGGTTGGGGCGGTAGCTGCTTCCCCAAGGATGTCAAAGCCCTCGCCCACATGGCCGTCACCCATGACACCCACCCGCAGCTCCTTCAGGCAGTAATGGATATCAACTTCAACCAGCGCAAACATGCCGTGAAGAAGCTGGAAAAGGCACTTGGCAGTGTCAGCGGTAAGAAAATCGGCGTCCTTGGGCTCAGTTTTAAGCCCAACACCGACGATATCCGCTATTCCCCATCGCTGGATATCATCAAGATGCTCATTGAAAAAGGTGCTACGGTCCAAGGTTACGATCCGCAGGCCATGACCCTCAGCAAGAAAGAGGTTCCGGAACTTAACCTCTGCCAGAACCCTTATGATGTCGCTCAGGGTGCTGACGCGCTCCTGCTGGCAACCGAATGGAATGAATTCAAGTCCCTCGATTTTGACCGCATCAAAGCCAATATGAGCGGCAGCATCATTCTGGATGGCCGCAATATCTGGAACGGAGAAGAACTTCAGGAAATGGGCTTCACCTATTTCGGTATGGGTATCCCCGGCTCAAACTAA
- a CDS encoding YhfC family intramembrane metalloprotease, with protein sequence MLPLSIGIFIEILVTVAFPIAAGFWLNKKKGISWRKIGYGAIAYFIMQTLTTVVFIGFTMLVENGALPLQDPALRITQVGLSILLGAIFGALVRWIGMNKMKEDLKDLPSAWAIGLGYGGVETIQLVGLPLVSTFWTMLTNINLDPATTSLSPDIISQLEELWQVPFYIPLAGAMERIGAMVMHLLVTVLILQIFKQNKKWFLAAAIGIEVLVNGLVAGLSEVGFETGWVILVAVILMAGNLYLLKYLKAFDLKAEPSEELPVI encoded by the coding sequence ATGCTGCCCTTAAGTATTGGTATTTTTATTGAAATATTGGTAACCGTTGCATTTCCGATCGCTGCGGGATTTTGGCTGAACAAGAAAAAAGGAATCTCCTGGCGGAAGATTGGCTATGGTGCCATTGCCTATTTCATTATGCAGACCCTGACGACGGTAGTCTTCATCGGGTTCACGATGCTGGTGGAGAACGGCGCACTGCCGCTGCAGGACCCTGCTCTGCGGATCACTCAGGTGGGGTTGTCCATCCTTTTGGGCGCCATCTTTGGCGCACTTGTCCGCTGGATTGGAATGAATAAGATGAAGGAAGACCTGAAGGATCTCCCTTCGGCCTGGGCGATAGGTCTGGGTTATGGCGGCGTGGAGACCATTCAATTGGTGGGCCTCCCCCTGGTGAGCACATTTTGGACAATGCTGACCAATATCAATCTGGATCCAGCAACGACCTCGCTGAGTCCGGATATCATCAGTCAGCTGGAAGAACTCTGGCAGGTGCCGTTCTATATTCCGCTGGCCGGTGCGATGGAACGAATCGGCGCAATGGTGATGCATCTGTTGGTAACTGTGTTGATCCTGCAAATCTTCAAACAAAATAAAAAATGGTTCCTGGCTGCTGCAATCGGCATTGAAGTACTGGTAAATGGGTTGGTCGCAGGCCTTTCCGAGGTTGGGTTTGAGACTGGCTGGGTGATCCTGGTCGCTGTCATTCTCATGGCCGGCAACCTTTACCTGCTAAAATATCTGAAAGCCTTTGATCTGAAGGCTGAACCTTCTGAGGAATTGCCGGTAATCTGA
- a CDS encoding acetate--CoA ligase family protein encodes MTNDLAPFFSPTGVAIIGASTNPRKLSYGIVKNMTEYGFQGGIYPVNPKADEVLGLKVYADVADVPDPVDLAVVVLPAQMTPDVLRACGERGIKAVVIISGGFREVGGQGKVLEEECREIAESYNMRLIGPNCVGTLDLTTGLNTTFIQGVPALGSIGFVSQSGAVCGGVVDYIADKSIGFSHFASLGNELDVDESDMIAFFGDHPKVKVIAAYVEGIQDGAKFLRIASEVSRKKPIVLLKAGRTGAGAKAVSSHTGSLAGSYSAYQAVFEQAGVIEVPDLPALFDVAWALSCQPLPKGDRVAIFTNAGGPAALASDALAANGFTLAEISAGQRAKLAEKLNPSAQVANPMDMLGGAEPGEYAHCLKTLYGDPDVDVLLPMLVPQSLVNPGDVARAIADATRGTDQTVLACMVGERSLAEARQVLHENNIPMSIFPEVPGQVLGAMRSYREWLAKGEGAPFSVEDRKVDQAEKLLQSVKPGQALGEAETRPILAAYGLDLVPGALAKDALEASQIAEELGFPVVVKVISPQVLHKSDFGGIALNLNSGYEVESAALNMAAEITEKMPDVKITSFLVEKMAPKGLEVIIGMRRDPTFGPLMMFGLGGIYVELFKDVGFGVAPLTQQRAKDMIEATKAGRLLRGFRGGPVYDLDGVVDAIGRLSQLAVDFPQISEVEINPLLVLPEGQGAKVLDARLILAE; translated from the coding sequence ATGACGAATGACTTGGCACCCTTTTTCTCACCAACAGGTGTAGCCATCATTGGGGCTTCTACCAACCCGCGTAAACTAAGTTACGGTATTGTGAAAAATATGACCGAATACGGTTTTCAGGGTGGGATTTACCCTGTTAATCCCAAGGCAGATGAGGTCCTGGGCCTCAAGGTCTATGCGGATGTGGCCGATGTGCCCGATCCGGTGGACCTGGCTGTGGTCGTTCTGCCGGCACAGATGACGCCGGATGTGTTGCGAGCATGCGGGGAACGGGGGATCAAAGCCGTGGTTATCATCTCCGGCGGGTTCCGGGAAGTGGGTGGCCAGGGCAAGGTGCTGGAAGAAGAGTGCCGTGAGATCGCTGAATCTTACAATATGCGTCTGATCGGCCCAAACTGCGTGGGTACCTTGGATTTGACCACCGGTCTGAACACAACCTTTATCCAGGGCGTCCCAGCATTGGGATCGATTGGCTTCGTGTCACAGTCCGGCGCGGTTTGCGGCGGCGTGGTGGATTATATTGCCGATAAGTCCATCGGTTTTTCACACTTTGCCAGCCTGGGTAATGAGCTGGATGTGGATGAGTCCGATATGATTGCCTTTTTTGGCGATCATCCCAAAGTAAAAGTGATTGCGGCTTATGTGGAGGGCATTCAGGACGGTGCAAAATTCCTGCGGATTGCCAGCGAAGTCTCTCGCAAGAAACCGATTGTCCTGCTGAAAGCTGGGCGAACCGGAGCAGGCGCAAAAGCTGTCTCATCTCACACAGGGTCGCTGGCGGGATCCTATTCCGCCTATCAGGCGGTATTTGAACAGGCCGGTGTGATCGAAGTTCCAGATTTGCCCGCGCTATTTGACGTGGCCTGGGCGCTAAGCTGCCAACCCTTACCGAAAGGTGATAGGGTTGCAATCTTTACCAACGCGGGTGGCCCGGCAGCCTTGGCATCGGATGCCCTGGCCGCCAATGGTTTCACCCTGGCGGAGATTTCAGCGGGTCAGCGAGCCAAATTGGCTGAAAAACTGAACCCCAGTGCGCAGGTTGCCAACCCAATGGATATGCTGGGTGGCGCGGAACCGGGTGAATATGCCCACTGTCTGAAAACGCTTTATGGCGACCCGGATGTGGACGTTTTATTGCCGATGCTGGTGCCGCAGTCATTGGTGAACCCCGGTGATGTGGCAAGGGCGATTGCGGATGCCACTCGGGGCACAGATCAGACCGTGCTGGCTTGTATGGTCGGTGAGCGGAGCCTGGCGGAAGCCCGTCAGGTGCTGCATGAAAATAATATTCCGATGAGCATCTTCCCCGAAGTGCCCGGTCAGGTGTTGGGTGCGATGCGCAGCTATAGAGAGTGGCTGGCAAAGGGTGAAGGCGCTCCATTCTCGGTTGAGGATCGCAAAGTGGATCAAGCGGAGAAGCTGCTTCAATCCGTCAAACCGGGGCAGGCCCTAGGTGAGGCTGAAACTCGGCCGATCCTGGCAGCTTATGGGCTGGACCTGGTGCCTGGCGCACTGGCGAAGGACGCTCTGGAAGCCTCCCAAATTGCTGAAGAGCTGGGCTTCCCGGTTGTGGTGAAGGTGATCTCGCCCCAGGTACTGCATAAGTCGGACTTTGGTGGGATTGCCCTTAACCTGAACTCGGGCTATGAAGTTGAAAGCGCTGCCCTGAACATGGCCGCAGAAATTACTGAAAAAATGCCGGACGTTAAGATAACCAGCTTCCTGGTGGAAAAAATGGCACCCAAAGGTCTGGAAGTGATCATTGGGATGCGGCGGGACCCAACCTTTGGCCCCTTGATGATGTTTGGATTAGGTGGTATTTATGTAGAACTCTTCAAGGATGTTGGCTTCGGTGTGGCACCTCTGACTCAGCAGAGGGCCAAGGATATGATTGAAGCCACCAAGGCTGGACGATTGCTGCGAGGCTTCCGGGGCGGTCCGGTGTATGATCTGGACGGTGTTGTGGATGCCATTGGTCGGTTGAGCCAGTTGGCGGTGGATTTCCCGCAGATATCCGAAGTGGAGATCAATCCCCTGCTGGTGTTACCGGAAGGACAGGGTGCAAAGGTCCTGGATGCCCGGCTGATTTTGGCAGAATAG
- a CDS encoding ATP-dependent helicase, whose amino-acid sequence MSDATIKLRPGQQQILQYKNGKMGVSAVPGSGKTWTLSYLAADLIKSGAINPDQEILIVTLVNAAVDNFSARISTQLQAAGLLPGLGYRVRTLHGLANDIVRMRPDLAGLSHGFQILDEVEGTRIIRSVADAWLKAHPEFFDPYLDVDDSQLGKVYTESRNLPAMVESIAVAFIRLAKDRQLTPNKLEKLLSSSPIPLPLVQMGVELYHEYQDALNYRGSVDFDDLIRLALQCLESDPSLVTLLQKRWPFILEDEAQDSSLLQQKILSLLTGKSGNWVRVGDPNQAIYETFTTASPHYLLDFIQRPDVTPRSLPESGRSTLSILSLANHLINWTQDHHPNWDARSALNPPLIQPTPPDDPQPNPPDCPECIQLIEDLMTPDQEVRFVVDSIEAWLAEHPDKTVAILSPRNARGFKFADECQDRGIPVVDSLLRSTSSTRLSTSAIYHILNYLCDPRDSGKLSTAYRVWRRKEREDEQRWPFFKAIADQIKSLERVEDYLWPQMDHSWLDTLIADSAEAAMLDELETFRDVIQRWQNSVFLPIDQLVLTLSQDLFLEPAELALAHKLSVLLRQLANAHPDWRLPEFTEEMKQIANNQRRFLGFSDEDSAFDPDLYPGQVVIATMHKAKGLEWDAVYLTAVNNYNFPSGEDYDQYQSEKWFVRDHLNLEAETLAQLTALTAKRGLNWYQEGAASLEARQEFIRERLRLFFVGVTRARSWLTVTANSGRISAKNVIARAFLELINDWEKRQ is encoded by the coding sequence ATGAGCGACGCCACCATCAAGCTCCGCCCTGGGCAGCAGCAGATCCTGCAATATAAGAACGGGAAGATGGGCGTCAGCGCCGTGCCCGGCAGCGGCAAGACCTGGACGCTTTCCTATCTCGCCGCAGACCTGATCAAATCCGGCGCGATCAACCCCGACCAGGAAATCCTGATCGTCACGCTGGTCAACGCCGCCGTAGATAACTTCTCCGCCAGAATCTCCACCCAACTGCAGGCCGCCGGGCTGCTCCCCGGGCTGGGTTATCGCGTACGCACCCTGCATGGCCTGGCTAATGACATCGTCCGGATGCGCCCCGATCTGGCTGGGCTGAGCCACGGTTTCCAAATCCTCGATGAGGTGGAGGGCACCCGCATAATACGCTCTGTGGCGGATGCCTGGCTCAAAGCTCACCCGGAATTCTTTGATCCCTATCTGGATGTGGATGATTCCCAATTGGGCAAGGTCTACACTGAGAGCCGCAACCTGCCTGCCATGGTCGAATCAATTGCCGTGGCTTTCATCAGGTTGGCAAAGGACCGCCAGCTCACACCGAATAAACTCGAAAAACTCCTGAGCAGCTCTCCCATCCCGCTGCCACTGGTACAGATGGGCGTGGAACTCTACCACGAATATCAGGATGCCCTCAATTACCGCGGCAGCGTGGACTTTGACGATCTGATCCGGTTGGCCCTGCAATGCTTAGAATCCGATCCCTCTCTGGTCACTCTGTTACAAAAGCGCTGGCCCTTTATTCTGGAAGATGAAGCCCAGGATTCAAGCCTCCTGCAACAGAAGATCCTCTCCCTGCTGACCGGCAAATCCGGCAACTGGGTGCGCGTTGGCGATCCAAATCAAGCCATCTATGAAACCTTCACCACAGCCAGTCCTCATTACCTGCTGGACTTCATTCAGCGGCCAGATGTCACTCCCCGATCTCTGCCGGAAAGCGGCCGCTCCACTCTCAGCATCCTCTCCCTTGCCAATCACCTGATCAACTGGACTCAGGATCATCACCCCAACTGGGATGCCCGCAGCGCGCTTAACCCACCGCTTATCCAGCCCACGCCACCCGATGACCCCCAACCCAACCCACCGGACTGCCCCGAGTGTATTCAGTTGATTGAAGATCTCATGACACCGGATCAGGAAGTGCGGTTTGTGGTCGATTCAATCGAAGCCTGGCTTGCGGAACATCCTGACAAGACCGTTGCGATCCTCTCACCGAGAAACGCCCGCGGTTTCAAGTTCGCTGATGAATGCCAGGACCGGGGTATCCCGGTGGTGGACAGCCTGCTGCGTTCCACTTCCTCCACCCGGCTTTCCACCAGCGCGATCTACCACATCCTGAATTACCTTTGTGACCCGCGTGACAGCGGCAAACTCTCCACGGCTTACCGGGTGTGGCGGCGCAAGGAACGCGAAGATGAACAGCGCTGGCCCTTCTTCAAAGCCATCGCAGACCAAATCAAATCCCTGGAACGTGTGGAAGATTACCTCTGGCCGCAGATGGACCATTCATGGCTCGATACGCTTATCGCGGATTCCGCTGAGGCCGCCATGCTGGATGAACTCGAGACCTTCCGGGACGTGATCCAGCGCTGGCAGAACTCCGTTTTCCTGCCCATAGACCAACTCGTCCTGACTCTTTCACAGGACCTGTTCCTCGAGCCCGCCGAACTGGCCCTGGCCCATAAACTCTCCGTGCTCCTCCGCCAGCTTGCCAACGCCCACCCGGATTGGCGCTTGCCGGAGTTCACGGAAGAGATGAAGCAGATCGCCAATAACCAGCGCCGCTTCCTGGGCTTTTCGGATGAAGACTCAGCCTTTGATCCCGACCTCTATCCCGGCCAGGTGGTCATTGCCACCATGCACAAGGCCAAAGGTCTGGAGTGGGACGCCGTTTACCTGACCGCGGTCAATAATTACAATTTCCCCTCGGGCGAGGATTATGATCAATATCAGTCCGAGAAATGGTTCGTACGGGATCACCTCAATCTGGAAGCCGAGACCCTGGCCCAACTCACTGCTCTGACTGCCAAACGCGGCCTCAACTGGTATCAGGAAGGTGCGGCCTCATTGGAAGCCCGTCAGGAATTCATCCGTGAAAGGCTGCGGCTTTTCTTCGTAGGTGTTACCCGGGCCAGAAGCTGGCTGACGGTGACGGCCAATTCCGGCCGAATATCCGCTAAGAATGTCATCGCCCGGGCTTTCCTTGAATTGATCAATGACTGGGAGAAACGCCAATGA
- a CDS encoding PD-(D/E)XK nuclease family protein produces MNMPETFDFTQSNLQDYIDCPYRFNLRYIQHAKWPALIVDDALEFEQRGQTGGRFHRLIQQYLLGIPEERLTDQVAADPSPEMMFWWEDFLQFVPPLLEGTRYVETILSTGLAGHRVVAKFDLVLVQSSGKLVIFDWKTSRRQPKQKWLEERIQTRLYRFLLAQSGCVLNGGEETPPEQIEMNYWFTSQPELPISLPYSQGQYEQDLAFFTNLIREIAELPDNGFLRTADLTKCRYCVYRSHCDRGTVAGNLDEFEDFELTTVENDDELDFDQIEEIAF; encoded by the coding sequence ATGAACATGCCAGAAACCTTTGATTTCACCCAGAGCAACCTGCAGGATTACATTGACTGCCCCTATCGCTTCAACCTGCGCTATATCCAGCATGCCAAATGGCCGGCTCTGATAGTGGACGATGCCCTCGAATTCGAACAGCGCGGCCAGACCGGAGGCCGTTTTCACCGGCTGATCCAGCAATACCTGTTGGGCATTCCCGAGGAGCGCCTAACCGACCAGGTGGCTGCGGATCCCAGCCCTGAGATGATGTTTTGGTGGGAGGACTTCCTGCAATTTGTACCGCCCCTGTTGGAAGGGACTCGCTATGTCGAGACCATCCTCAGCACCGGTCTGGCAGGTCACAGAGTGGTGGCAAAGTTCGACCTCGTTCTGGTGCAATCCTCAGGCAAGCTGGTGATATTCGACTGGAAAACGAGCCGCAGACAGCCCAAACAAAAATGGCTGGAAGAACGGATTCAAACCCGTCTCTACCGGTTCCTTTTGGCGCAATCCGGCTGCGTGCTAAATGGCGGTGAGGAGACTCCACCTGAGCAAATCGAAATGAACTACTGGTTCACGTCCCAACCGGAACTGCCCATCAGCCTGCCCTATTCCCAAGGGCAATATGAGCAGGACCTGGCCTTTTTCACCAATCTGATCCGTGAGATTGCAGAACTGCCCGATAACGGCTTCCTCCGCACAGCAGACCTTACCAAATGTCGCTACTGTGTCTACCGTTCACATTGTGACCGGGGGACCGTGGCGGGTAATTTGGATGAGTTTGAGGATTTCGAGCTGACTACTGTGGAAAATGATGACGAACTGGATTTTGACCAGATTGAAGAGATCGCATTCTGA